One window of Helicobacter winghamensis ATCC BAA-430 genomic DNA carries:
- a CDS encoding malic enzyme-like NAD(P)-binding protein yields MEDLKQTYPDSLPYHQGGKIEVIARTKLDNEHDLSLAYSPGVAVPCKEIQRNPNTAYEYTAKSNLVAVISNGTAVLGLGDIGALAGKPVMEGKAVLFKKFADINAFDIEVDETDPDKFIDIVRAIAPTFGGINLEDIKAPECFYIESRLKEILNIPIMHDDQHGTAIISASGIINGAKVTNKNIADLKVVVLGAGGAAIACAKIAQSLGIKNIVMFDSKGAITTHRKDNLNGFKKDFIVDREINSYKDALDGADVVLGLSRADILEAKDIEGMNPNPMIFVMSNPVPEISPELVRKVRPDAIIATGRSDYPNQINNVLGFPYIFKGALKARARCINEEMKLAAAKALADLARAEIPSDLKQELEKIHGRAFEFGKEYIIPSPFDTRLKEFISNAVAQAAIDSGVARIKSL; encoded by the coding sequence ATGGAAGATTTAAAGCAAACTTACCCCGATTCTCTCCCCTATCATCAAGGTGGCAAAATTGAAGTTATTGCACGCACCAAGCTTGATAACGAACACGACTTGTCCCTAGCCTACTCTCCGGGAGTTGCCGTCCCTTGTAAAGAAATCCAGCGCAATCCAAACACCGCCTATGAATACACCGCAAAAAGCAATCTTGTTGCTGTTATCTCCAATGGAACAGCAGTTTTAGGGCTAGGTGATATTGGCGCACTTGCAGGAAAACCTGTAATGGAAGGCAAAGCAGTGTTGTTTAAAAAATTTGCCGATATTAATGCCTTTGACATTGAAGTTGATGAAACAGATCCCGATAAATTTATTGATATTGTGCGTGCTATCGCCCCAACTTTTGGAGGAATCAATTTAGAAGATATTAAAGCCCCTGAGTGTTTTTATATAGAATCTCGCTTAAAAGAGATTTTAAATATCCCTATTATGCACGATGACCAGCACGGAACGGCGATTATCTCCGCTTCTGGAATCATCAATGGGGCAAAGGTTACTAATAAGAATATTGCGGATTTAAAGGTCGTTGTGCTAGGGGCTGGTGGTGCGGCAATTGCTTGTGCAAAAATTGCCCAAAGTCTAGGCATAAAAAATATTGTAATGTTTGATAGTAAGGGCGCAATCACCACGCACCGCAAAGACAATCTTAATGGATTTAAAAAAGATTTTATCGTAGATAGAGAAATCAACTCTTATAAAGACGCGCTTGATGGTGCGGATGTGGTGCTAGGACTATCAAGAGCAGATATTTTAGAAGCAAAAGATATTGAAGGAATGAATCCTAATCCAATGATTTTTGTAATGAGCAATCCAGTGCCAGAAATTAGCCCGGAACTTGTGCGAAAAGTGCGTCCAGACGCAATTATCGCCACAGGCAGAAGCGATTATCCTAATCAAATCAATAATGTGCTAGGGTTTCCTTATATCTTTAAAGGTGCGTTAAAAGCACGCGCAAGATGTATTAATGAAGAGATGAAACTTGCAGCAGCAAAAGCATTAGCGGACTTAGCAAGAGCGGAGATTCCAAGTGATTTAAAGCAAGAATTAGAGAAAATCCACGGCAGAGCCTTTGAATTTGGCAAAGAATACATTATCCCAAGCCCATTTGATACACGCTTAAAAGAGTTTATCTCAAATGCTGTTGCTCAAGCTGCCATTGATAGCGGTGTGGCGCGCATTAAAAGCCTATAA
- a CDS encoding thiamine phosphate synthase → MRKPIKAYLITDPFLYPQSPLEFYKFYQKVLKKHRPQFAAYRDKTMLFDSRLLEIFLELNCKFNVISLINSNANLGLKLGFDGVHCNGAQLDQIQNYKKRFQYVFYSAHNLQDLDKADKMGASGITISPIFQSPNKGIPLGIEFLKRINPKDYQAEIFALGGIVTEIEIDVLKQTQIHNFASIRYFLN, encoded by the coding sequence GTGAGGAAGCCCATTAAGGCTTACCTTATAACTGACCCTTTTCTCTATCCGCAATCTCCTTTAGAATTCTATAAATTTTATCAAAAAGTTTTAAAAAAACACCGCCCACAATTTGCTGCCTACCGCGATAAAACAATGTTATTTGACTCTAGATTATTAGAAATCTTTTTAGAGTTAAATTGTAAATTTAATGTAATAAGCTTGATAAATTCTAATGCCAATTTAGGTTTAAAATTAGGTTTTGATGGAGTGCATTGCAACGGAGCGCAATTAGATCAAATCCAAAATTATAAAAAAAGATTCCAATATGTTTTTTATAGTGCGCATAATTTGCAAGATTTAGATAAAGCAGATAAAATGGGAGCTAGTGGGATTACAATCAGCCCGATTTTCCAAAGCCCAAACAAAGGAATTCCGCTAGGCATTGAGTTTTTAAAACGCATTAATCCAAAGGATTATCAAGCAGAAATTTTTGCACTAGGTGGGATTGTTACAGAAATAGAAATTGATGTTCTAAAACAAACGCAAATCCATAACTTTGCCTCCATACGATATTTTTTAAATTAG
- a CDS encoding S6 family peptidase, with the protein MKYKDNKKIIAVIVLSNVLISGLNAQIIYADKFFYRDFLDLGQNKGAFSAGAENVVIHSSKTPGVSMSFEAPIIDQSARSNNGNSTALGRNFVITATHVVGSSGSSNNSLANATNAEVRRWGQTSYTINTDNKSKNYGFDVSFARFNKYIVEGETEIFDAGLQSDTSTATNPNASLEAANLEKLKEYLKNNATDSNGNLLVFQAGSGTLSLLNAPGGGFSNGGIAAITGTRGGSLSGAIDFSKITYQNSKANENVGARGLQIVERTDLTWVNSISPGDSGSGFYIYDKSKGKWLLLGVTAQADFVGGGTSAIAVATKEDFEKYKKQNEQEIDLKGSDWTYDGQGFQNGAWIGKQNNKDLVFSNGGSIETQKDIRLLDSGQIGGFVFKAKDGANATNPTIYKITSGTQSNGKLFGFDGAGLDIDENVKVEWGLGFISGKTSVNDSLHKVGKGTLEIKTGANAEQGYLRVGDGKVIFNTDSQVFKGVYLTSGRGTLELTKDKAQAFGAVAVKPPLDSQIQHHFKLEQNDVDNLGIYFGNGGGNLDLKGNSLTLNAISSNDSRANIINTDSTLSNMIIEGLGYENKKKTQNKANTIIHASFGQSTDSKNDNADKNNNINLIYKGDDKTPISDDKKVALVFDGNVDAKGLEVDNGKVVLQGHPTTHAYIRNENITTNLGVKNFLELVKKAEGSTLPSWMDLSRPSTLEQPDWDHRVFKIGTIDLQNSRLDVGREATLEGKIKADSNSAINFGGDIEHYIDKKDGENTTGNGFEYQQIVEKNKLKEETQKIANQTIQFKGEIEADGTKINSSIYDFNAKLDLKNQSKFKSRLFNT; encoded by the coding sequence TTGAAATATAAAGATAATAAGAAAATTATCGCCGTTATTGTGTTATCAAATGTGTTGATAAGTGGGTTAAACGCACAGATTATCTATGCCGATAAGTTTTTCTATCGCGATTTTTTGGACTTAGGGCAGAATAAGGGGGCGTTTAGTGCTGGGGCGGAAAATGTCGTTATCCACTCTAGCAAAACCCCGGGTGTGTCTATGAGCTTTGAAGCTCCTATTATTGATCAATCTGCTAGAAGCAATAATGGCAACTCCACAGCTCTTGGGAGAAACTTCGTTATCACTGCTACGCATGTCGTAGGTAGTAGCGGAAGTAGTAATAACTCGCTTGCCAATGCTACAAATGCAGAGGTAAGACGCTGGGGGCAGACTTCTTACACCATAAATACAGATAATAAATCTAAAAATTATGGCTTTGATGTGTCTTTTGCACGATTTAATAAATATATTGTAGAGGGCGAAACAGAAATCTTTGATGCGGGATTGCAATCAGATACTAGCACCGCTACTAACCCTAATGCAAGCCTAGAAGCAGCGAATCTAGAAAAGCTAAAAGAGTATTTAAAAAATAATGCGACAGATTCTAATGGCAATCTTCTTGTGTTTCAAGCAGGTTCAGGGACATTAAGTCTTCTTAATGCTCCGGGCGGTGGATTTAGCAATGGTGGGATAGCCGCGATTACCGGGACTCGTGGTGGGAGCTTGAGTGGTGCGATTGACTTTAGTAAAATCACTTATCAAAACTCAAAAGCAAATGAAAATGTGGGGGCTAGGGGACTCCAAATAGTAGAACGCACCGATCTTACTTGGGTTAATTCCATAAGCCCGGGCGATAGCGGAAGTGGATTCTACATCTATGATAAAAGTAAGGGCAAGTGGCTACTGCTTGGTGTAACCGCTCAAGCGGATTTTGTGGGTGGTGGGACTTCTGCCATTGCTGTGGCGACTAAGGAAGATTTTGAGAAGTATAAAAAGCAAAATGAGCAAGAGATAGATTTAAAGGGGAGTGACTGGACTTACGATGGGCAAGGATTCCAGAATGGAGCTTGGATAGGTAAGCAAAACAATAAAGACTTGGTTTTTAGTAATGGCGGTAGCATAGAAACCCAAAAAGATATACGCCTACTAGACAGCGGACAGATAGGTGGTTTTGTCTTTAAAGCAAAAGATGGGGCAAATGCCACAAATCCAACAATCTATAAAATCACAAGTGGCACACAAAGTAACGGCAAACTTTTTGGCTTTGACGGAGCAGGGCTTGATATTGATGAAAATGTTAAGGTAGAGTGGGGGCTTGGCTTTATTAGTGGCAAAACAAGCGTAAATGATTCTTTGCATAAAGTTGGTAAAGGCACATTAGAGATTAAGACAGGTGCAAATGCCGAGCAGGGCTATCTCCGCGTGGGCGATGGAAAGGTAATTTTCAATACAGATTCTCAAGTGTTTAAAGGTGTGTATCTTACAAGCGGGCGTGGGACTTTGGAACTAACAAAGGATAAGGCGCAGGCTTTTGGTGCAGTGGCTGTGAAACCACCGCTAGATTCGCAGATTCAGCACCATTTTAAACTAGAGCAAAACGATGTAGATAACCTTGGAATCTATTTTGGTAATGGTGGTGGGAACTTGGACTTAAAAGGTAATAGTCTAACGCTTAATGCCATATCAAGCAATGATTCTCGTGCAAATATTATTAATACAGATTCTACTTTAAGCAATATGATTATTGAGGGCTTGGGGTATGAGAATAAAAAGAAAACACAAAATAAAGCTAATACCATTATTCACGCAAGTTTTGGGCAAAGCACAGATTCTAAAAATGATAATGCAGATAAAAATAACAATATAAACCTTATCTATAAAGGCGATGATAAAACTCCCATAAGTGATGATAAAAAGGTGGCGCTTGTCTTTGATGGGAATGTTGATGCTAAAGGGCTAGAAGTAGATAATGGCAAAGTTGTTTTACAAGGACATCCTACAACTCACGCATATATTAGAAATGAAAACATAACAACAAACCTTGGAGTGAAGAATTTTTTAGAGCTTGTGAAAAAAGCAGAGGGTAGCACTTTGCCTAGCTGGATGGATCTAAGTCGTCCTAGCACGCTAGAGCAGCCAGACTGGGATCATAGAGTGTTTAAAATCGGCACGATTGATTTGCAAAATTCTCGGCTTGATGTAGGGCGTGAGGCGACTTTGGAGGGTAAAATCAAGGCAGATTCTAACTCGGCGATTAACTTTGGCGGAGATATAGAGCATTATATTGATAAAAAGGATGGCGAAAACACCACAGGCAATGGATTTGAGTATCAGCAAATTGTGGAGAAAAATAAGCTAAAAGAAGAAACGCAGAAAATCGCAAATCAAACAATCCAATTTAAAGGCGAGATTGAAGCAGATGGCACAAAGATAAACTCAAGCATTTATGACTTTAATGCCAAGCTTGACTTAAAAAATCAAAGCAAGTTTAAAAGCAGACTTTTTAACACTTGA
- a CDS encoding autotransporter outer membrane beta-barrel domain-containing protein → MHKSGVIISLNNSTAEIKNLIFKGIQNSDSNIVDIQGTSKLEIAQSLGFEKSTFDLSNLNSMGNFTKPTSYDIFVKDKSTITGTSTAITGNVGVMSESSLSLKSIMLKDTTTQGQESKPENLKNSIIVEGKESKLQVQDKISSTNQDNTLIVVNGFRETTNSKVKDVVHSAILSANGGIELQGTESRGLSQTCNGDKSGVDCFNDKSMNSKISNIVLTTGGKIDSNLKATNLQLNVNVDKDSSFLGSGKTLTADKSSVALNFELGGKEQEFNIDAKQKSHITLTAHAKESLAKDSKAFEKALESSQYKGKISADNGSKIDSNLSNITASVDLKGGASLNVKSGGILTLKDNFNSISLSGANTALNVGTIVAESLSNLALNVGQDSKFNVTNFVFKGGSVSNDRFYGENVWLQDSANVTLNQGGTIAHNLYIDSKSIFNTNPNEALLSGGKKLLIGGESSFKVANGSGTLGVNESGETIIQTEIGSKLEINKLLAQNGSKVYVSLDLDKVESKKANSSEQKNFNIEATNGSNVYVNSWDMNRQSFSSGKTSLITDESSRIHFGIFKHNMANQNYIESPIKANLTISQHLSLENVGKPKPSAGNKAVQNSVSVSAMTRDITSETATMPTNQTFSESDPLKLATQAGTNDDRFHALKLEGNTLSNGVVQNTGKNLTLENGTRIDVKLDESIKAPENSSGGDFQLNKYYTLISAGSITDNRTDKRIYFDFANGNAPLYWVTLVENGEVKVKFIKEDPSSYKELSKYINNDRLLEILIQHNPQDSFVQMAGTASQYKELEGYLGAIDKDMERIAKNSVNTIEKVLWANNQSINTRIIQVRHAQKHFAITPVKLASNDTEATSLAIQEIESMREKNNMWLNTSVGAFVQGRDDEADINFYSTNIGYDRLFDIGDDELILGVMAGFGKSNYDASIFSDNSTIVNFGVYGLYQTGNHEIQSNLSISSIRGDRSMQGVLGSEKAHTDSLGLLSHNYYKYNFLLKKGENFESLLKPVGLLSLGYDSIGDYRGTNYAQQSFESFNVGLGTGVEYALVNEKNSYIFSLLAKKNLYNSADQVFVSLSNAQNFIGYELNPEPLTFQLDFIGKNQFDNGFALQYGFSVMSDVDGGYGGKGNISLEYKF, encoded by the coding sequence ATGCACAAAAGCGGGGTAATAATTTCTCTAAATAACAGCACTGCGGAAATTAAGAATCTTATCTTTAAAGGAATTCAAAATAGTGATAGCAATATTGTTGATATACAAGGCACTTCAAAGCTTGAAATTGCACAATCACTAGGCTTTGAGAAATCTACTTTTGATTTAAGCAATCTCAATTCTATGGGAAATTTCACAAAGCCTACAAGTTATGATATTTTTGTTAAGGATAAATCAACCATTACTGGCACAAGCACAGCAATTACTGGCAATGTTGGAGTGATGAGCGAATCTAGTCTAAGCCTAAAATCCATAATGCTAAAAGATACAACAACGCAAGGGCAAGAGTCTAAACCCGAAAATCTCAAAAATTCCATTATAGTGGAGGGCAAAGAATCTAAATTGCAAGTGCAAGATAAAATTAGCTCTACAAATCAAGATAATACGCTGATTGTCGTTAATGGATTTAGGGAAACGACAAATAGCAAGGTTAAAGATGTGGTGCATTCTGCGATTTTAAGCGCGAATGGAGGCATTGAGCTACAAGGCACAGAATCGCGTGGGTTAAGCCAAACTTGCAACGGAGATAAATCTGGTGTAGATTGTTTTAATGATAAATCTATGAATAGTAAGATTAGCAATATTGTGCTAACAACTGGGGGCAAAATAGATTCTAACCTTAAAGCTACAAATTTACAACTCAATGTTAATGTAGATAAAGATTCTAGCTTTTTGGGTAGTGGTAAAACGCTCACAGCAGATAAGTCAAGCGTGGCATTAAATTTTGAGTTAGGCGGTAAAGAACAAGAGTTTAACATTGACGCAAAGCAAAAAAGCCATATCACGCTCACCGCTCACGCTAAAGAATCTTTGGCAAAGGACTCTAAAGCCTTTGAAAAGGCATTAGAATCTTCACAGTATAAAGGTAAAATCTCTGCGGATAATGGTTCTAAAATAGATTCTAATCTAAGCAATATTACTGCAAGTGTGGATTTAAAAGGTGGAGCTAGTTTAAATGTCAAAAGTGGTGGAATCCTAACGCTTAAAGATAACTTCAATAGCATAAGCTTGAGTGGAGCTAATACGGCGTTAAATGTTGGCACAATTGTGGCGGAGAGTTTAAGCAATCTTGCTTTGAATGTGGGGCAAGATTCTAAATTTAATGTTACAAACTTTGTGTTTAAGGGCGGCAGTGTGAGTAACGATAGATTCTATGGGGAGAATGTTTGGTTGCAAGATTCCGCCAATGTAACACTAAATCAAGGTGGCACAATTGCGCATAATCTTTACATTGATAGCAAATCTATCTTTAATACCAATCCAAATGAAGCACTACTAAGCGGAGGTAAAAAGCTTTTAATTGGTGGGGAATCTAGCTTTAAAGTGGCAAATGGAAGCGGGACTTTGGGCGTAAATGAGAGCGGAGAGACGATAATTCAAACCGAGATAGGTTCAAAACTAGAGATTAACAAACTTTTAGCGCAAAATGGTAGCAAGGTGTATGTAAGTCTAGATTTAGACAAAGTAGAGAGCAAAAAAGCGAATTCTAGCGAGCAAAAGAACTTCAACATTGAAGCGACAAATGGCAGTAATGTTTATGTCAATAGCTGGGATATGAATCGCCAAAGCTTTAGTAGTGGCAAAACAAGTCTCATTACTGATGAAAGCTCCAGAATCCACTTTGGGATTTTCAAGCATAATATGGCAAACCAAAACTATATAGAATCACCTATTAAGGCAAATCTCACTATTTCTCAACATTTAAGTCTGGAGAATGTTGGTAAGCCTAAGCCAAGTGCTGGGAATAAGGCTGTACAAAATAGCGTAAGTGTTTCTGCGATGACAAGAGATATTACAAGCGAAACTGCCACAATGCCTACAAATCAAACATTTTCAGAATCTGACCCGCTAAAGCTTGCTACACAAGCTGGCACAAATGATGATAGATTCCACGCGCTAAAATTGGAAGGCAATACTCTGTCAAATGGAGTGGTGCAAAACACAGGTAAAAATCTTACCCTAGAAAATGGCACGCGTATTGATGTAAAACTAGATGAAAGCATAAAAGCACCTGAAAATAGTAGCGGTGGAGATTTTCAGCTTAATAAATACTACACGCTAATTTCTGCAGGGAGCATTACGGATAATCGCACAGATAAGAGAATTTATTTTGATTTCGCAAATGGAAATGCGCCGCTGTATTGGGTTACGCTTGTGGAAAATGGAGAGGTGAAAGTTAAATTTATCAAAGAAGATCCAAGCAGTTATAAGGAGCTATCAAAATATATTAATAATGATAGATTGCTAGAGATTTTAATCCAGCATAATCCACAAGATTCTTTTGTGCAAATGGCAGGAACAGCAAGTCAATATAAAGAATTAGAGGGATATTTGGGAGCTATTGATAAGGATATGGAGCGTATTGCTAAAAATAGTGTGAATACTATTGAAAAGGTGCTTTGGGCAAATAATCAAAGCATTAATACGCGCATTATTCAAGTAAGACACGCACAAAAACACTTTGCTATAACTCCTGTGAAGCTTGCAAGCAATGATACTGAAGCCACATCGTTAGCTATTCAGGAAATTGAGAGTATGAGAGAGAAAAATAATATGTGGCTAAATACGAGTGTGGGGGCTTTTGTGCAAGGTAGAGATGATGAAGCAGATATTAATTTTTATAGCACAAATATTGGCTATGATAGATTGTTTGATATAGGAGATGATGAGTTGATACTTGGTGTTATGGCTGGATTTGGTAAGTCAAATTATGACGCTTCTATTTTTAGCGATAATTCTACGATTGTGAATTTTGGAGTTTATGGGTTGTATCAAACAGGCAATCACGAAATACAAAGCAATCTATCTATTAGCTCTATTAGAGGAGATAGAAGTATGCAGGGTGTTTTGGGGAGTGAAAAAGCGCATACGGATTCTTTGGGATTGCTTTCTCATAATTATTATAAATATAACTTCTTGCTAAAAAAGGGAGAAAATTTTGAATCTCTTTTGAAGCCTGTGGGGCTTTTGAGTCTTGGTTATGATAGTATTGGTGATTATAGAGGGACAAATTACGCACAGCAATCATTTGAATCTTTTAATGTAGGTTTGGGTACTGGGGTGGAATACGCTCTTGTGAATGAAAAAAATTCCTATATTTTTTCACTCTTAGCAAAAAAGAATCTATATAACTCAGCAGACCAAGTTTTTGTAAGCTTGAGCAATGCCCAAAACTTTATCGGTTATGAGCTTAATCCGGAGCCTTTAACCTTTCAACTTGACTTTATTGGAAAAAATCAATTTGATAATGGTTTTGCGTTACAATATGGGTTTTCGGTGATGAGCGATGTAGATGGCGGATATGGCGGCAAGGGTAATATAAGCCTTGAATATAAATTTTAA
- a CDS encoding translocation/assembly module TamB domain-containing protein gives MKSLLKSKILLCIFGLFIFFGGAFALLFSPFGNSLVASLILKNLESKTGIVWETRDFKLTPSAFSLDFSALDTHLELFAKGNYSLLTQSIQGDFLLNSKGFLLPLKNQQKHLKIPNNAWIEGTFSGEFANYFIQASSNLLQAHSDLSIAFSYLTPQSISLATKDASLAKTLEMLNIIPYSDGILSLDLQLNRHLAQKAFNSTFDGNITLNIDGGDLDTEAFLKTFNLKISPTHFITQFQGTISQNTLDYTFNLYSNIGDILLNGTTNIYSLATNTDFNIKLQSLSPFSPFFKLPLNGIFLAKGTARGDIKNMLIQGGITLENSPLDFRLSLKELNPHTLELNSDNLQAMALLKLFNQPAYLNGILSLKVLLRDFTHGISGIAQIQGENLFINSPLFETHTKIGFPSTAFSLDSKVELAQGKGVVDYILDSNIIRFQSVGGSITLAPFSLNLPQNINASKLQNLSYNNKSLLNGALNLNGIATQDSITLNGAITQEKLESKISLILNPKRINFNLENLSQKQIHTIFPKIPTFLKTLEGRANLHFQHDFLEHTKHINFDIIALKLQKGMLLNNLNKVSCINLDNATFSGHFYNKLQADNTLLSTFTLQNKKDSNPKNIHTSEIITNLNTQALRGNLTIQCNKTTKKADISGSTQNLKFKKAI, from the coding sequence ATGAAATCTCTTTTAAAGTCCAAAATCTTACTCTGTATTTTTGGACTTTTCATATTCTTTGGTGGAGCTTTTGCGCTGTTATTTTCACCTTTTGGGAATAGCCTTGTTGCAAGTTTAATCCTTAAAAATTTAGAATCCAAAACAGGCATTGTATGGGAAACGCGTGATTTTAAACTTACCCCAAGTGCATTTTCTTTGGATTTTAGCGCATTAGATACGCATTTGGAGCTTTTTGCAAAGGGTAATTACTCTCTTTTAACCCAAAGCATTCAAGGAGATTTTCTTTTAAACTCTAAGGGCTTTTTGCTTCCGCTTAAAAATCAGCAAAAGCACCTAAAAATCCCTAATAACGCGTGGATTGAAGGCACATTTTCAGGAGAGTTTGCAAACTATTTCATTCAAGCAAGTAGCAATCTCTTACAAGCCCATAGTGATTTAAGCATAGCCTTTTCTTATCTAACTCCCCAAAGTATTAGCCTTGCCACAAAAGATGCAAGCCTTGCCAAAACACTTGAAATGCTAAATATTATCCCATATAGCGATGGAATCTTAAGCCTTGATTTACAGCTTAACCGCCACTTAGCCCAAAAGGCTTTCAACAGCACCTTTGATGGCAATATTACACTAAATATTGATGGCGGAGATTTAGATACAGAAGCGTTTTTAAAAACCTTTAATCTAAAGATTTCTCCAACGCATTTTATCACGCAATTCCAAGGCACAATCTCCCAAAACACTTTAGATTACACTTTCAACCTTTACTCTAATATTGGCGATATTCTCTTAAATGGAACAACTAATATCTACTCTCTTGCCACAAATACAGACTTTAATATTAAGCTTCAAAGCTTATCGCCTTTTTCACCTTTTTTTAAACTCCCCTTAAATGGAATCTTTTTAGCAAAAGGCACAGCACGCGGTGATATAAAAAATATGTTAATCCAAGGCGGAATCACACTTGAAAACTCCCCGCTTGACTTTCGCCTAAGCTTAAAAGAGTTAAATCCCCATACCCTTGAGTTAAACAGCGATAATCTCCAAGCAATGGCGCTTTTAAAGCTTTTTAATCAACCTGCTTATCTTAATGGAATCTTATCACTAAAAGTGCTTTTGCGCGACTTTACACACGGAATCTCAGGCATTGCACAAATTCAAGGAGAAAACCTATTTATCAATAGCCCACTCTTTGAAACCCACACTAAAATTGGTTTCCCCTCCACTGCATTTTCTTTAGATTCCAAAGTTGAACTTGCACAAGGCAAAGGAGTGGTAGATTACATTTTGGATTCTAACATTATACGCTTTCAAAGCGTAGGTGGAAGCATTACGCTAGCACCTTTTAGCCTAAATCTCCCTCAAAATATTAATGCTAGCAAACTCCAAAATCTCTCTTATAACAACAAAAGCCTACTAAATGGCGCGCTAAACCTTAATGGCATTGCAACACAAGATTCTATTACACTAAATGGCGCAATCACACAAGAAAAGTTAGAATCCAAAATCAGTCTTATCTTAAACCCAAAACGCATAAACTTTAACTTAGAAAATCTCTCCCAAAAGCAAATTCACACAATTTTTCCAAAGATTCCAACCTTTTTAAAAACACTAGAAGGACGCGCTAATCTACATTTTCAACACGATTTTTTAGAACACACAAAGCACATAAATTTTGACATTATAGCTCTAAAGCTTCAAAAAGGAATGCTCTTAAATAATCTCAATAAAGTGAGTTGCATAAATCTAGACAACGCTACTTTTAGCGGACATTTTTACAATAAACTCCAAGCAGATAATACACTCTTAAGCACTTTTACACTCCAAAACAAAAAAGATTCCAACCCCAAAAACATTCATACTTCTGAAATTATTACAAATCTAAACACGCAAGCACTAAGAGGAAATCTCACAATACAATGCAACAAAACCACAAAAAAGGCTGATATAAGTGGCTCAACACAAAATCTAAAATTTAAAAAAGCTATATAA